Proteins encoded together in one Peribacillus asahii window:
- the pheT gene encoding phenylalanine--tRNA ligase subunit beta, producing the protein MFVSYKWLQEYVDLSGISAAELADKITKSGIEVEGVEKKSEGLKGVVIGHVLEREQHPNADKLNKCLVDIGAEEPVQIICGAPNVDKGQKVAVATVGAVLPGNFKIKKAKLRGEESHGMICSLQELGIESKIVAKEYAVGIFNFPQDAQVGEDALEALGLDDEILELSLTPNRSDALSMLGVAYEVAAILGRDVKWPTIEKEEASEKASDYISVKVEATEDNPLYIAKVVKDVKIGPSPLWMQTSLMAAGIRPHNNVVDITNFVLLEYGQPLHAFDYDRLGSKELVIRRAKDAEKITTLDEAERTLTPDHLVITNGTEPVAIAGVMGGANSEVKNDTTTVIIEAAYFKGSTVRKASKDHGLRSEASARFEKGVDPARVREAGERAAQLMAEYAGGTILEGSVEYNDMKVEPAVISITLNKINGLLGTSMSVSEVQDIFTRLQFDVAVEGENFTVTIPTRRGDITIEADLVEEAARLYGYDNIPSTLPTGTTTPGALSDYQQKRRKARRTLEGVGLFQAITYSLTSTEKAAQFALEARESIRLAMPMSEERSQLRLSIVPQLLEVVKYNNARQMDSVALYEIGSVFLKQDGEQLPEEREHVAAAITGLWESHLWQGEKKPVDFFVAKGILEALFDTLGVASQIEYRQAEVKNLHPGRTAEVLLNGEVIGFIGQVHPTVQKELDIKETYVFELSFKALAEAKVAPIAYETIPRFPSITRDIALVVDSTTKAGDIQSIIVEAGGSLLKEVQVFDLYEGDKMEEGKKSIAYSLKYFDPERTLTDEDITKAHDKVLAAVKDQAGAELRG; encoded by the coding sequence ATGTTTGTTTCATATAAATGGCTTCAAGAATATGTAGATCTTTCTGGCATCAGTGCAGCAGAGCTTGCGGATAAAATTACGAAAAGTGGCATTGAGGTTGAAGGAGTAGAAAAGAAAAGTGAAGGCTTAAAAGGGGTTGTTATCGGTCACGTTTTAGAGCGTGAACAACATCCAAATGCCGATAAATTAAATAAATGTTTAGTCGATATCGGGGCGGAAGAGCCTGTCCAAATTATTTGTGGAGCTCCAAACGTTGATAAAGGCCAAAAAGTAGCCGTGGCAACAGTGGGCGCTGTTCTACCAGGTAACTTCAAAATTAAAAAAGCAAAACTTCGCGGAGAAGAATCACACGGAATGATTTGTTCGCTTCAAGAGCTTGGAATTGAATCTAAAATTGTGGCGAAAGAGTATGCTGTTGGGATTTTCAATTTCCCACAAGATGCACAAGTTGGTGAAGATGCATTAGAAGCACTTGGCTTAGACGATGAAATTTTAGAACTAAGCTTAACACCAAACCGTTCAGATGCGTTAAGTATGTTAGGTGTTGCTTACGAAGTTGCTGCTATTCTTGGACGTGATGTGAAATGGCCAACGATTGAAAAAGAAGAAGCTTCTGAAAAAGCATCCGATTATATTTCTGTAAAAGTGGAAGCAACAGAAGATAATCCATTATATATTGCAAAAGTTGTGAAGGATGTAAAAATTGGACCATCTCCATTATGGATGCAAACAAGCTTAATGGCAGCTGGTATTCGTCCGCATAATAACGTTGTGGATATTACAAACTTCGTATTATTAGAATATGGTCAACCGCTTCATGCGTTCGACTACGACCGTCTTGGATCAAAAGAGCTTGTCATTCGTCGTGCGAAGGATGCTGAAAAAATTACAACACTTGATGAAGCAGAACGTACATTAACTCCTGACCATCTTGTCATTACAAACGGTACAGAGCCTGTCGCTATTGCTGGTGTAATGGGTGGAGCGAATTCAGAAGTGAAAAATGATACAACGACAGTCATCATTGAAGCAGCTTATTTTAAAGGCAGCACGGTTCGTAAAGCATCGAAAGATCACGGCTTACGCAGTGAAGCAAGCGCTCGTTTTGAAAAAGGAGTAGATCCAGCTCGCGTTCGTGAAGCAGGAGAGCGTGCAGCACAATTAATGGCGGAATACGCTGGTGGAACGATTCTTGAAGGCAGTGTTGAATACAATGATATGAAGGTTGAACCGGCTGTAATCTCGATTACGCTTAATAAAATTAATGGCTTACTAGGAACAAGCATGAGTGTATCTGAAGTACAAGATATTTTCACTCGCCTGCAATTTGATGTAGCGGTAGAAGGAGAAAACTTCACGGTAACGATTCCAACTCGTCGCGGCGATATTACAATCGAAGCCGATTTAGTAGAAGAAGCAGCTCGCTTGTATGGATACGATAATATTCCGTCTACGCTGCCAACTGGCACGACAACGCCTGGTGCGTTATCAGATTATCAACAAAAACGTCGTAAAGCGCGTCGTACATTAGAAGGCGTTGGCCTTTTCCAAGCGATTACGTATTCGTTAACAAGCACGGAAAAAGCTGCTCAATTCGCTTTAGAAGCACGCGAATCGATTCGTCTAGCAATGCCGATGAGTGAAGAACGCAGCCAATTACGTTTAAGCATTGTACCTCAATTATTAGAAGTCGTGAAATACAATAATGCTCGTCAAATGGATTCAGTTGCGTTATATGAAATTGGTTCTGTTTTCTTAAAACAAGATGGCGAACAGCTTCCGGAAGAAAGAGAACATGTAGCTGCTGCTATCACAGGTTTATGGGAATCCCACTTATGGCAAGGTGAAAAGAAGCCAGTTGATTTCTTTGTCGCAAAAGGAATTTTAGAGGCTTTATTCGATACGTTAGGTGTAGCAAGCCAAATCGAATATCGTCAAGCAGAAGTGAAAAATCTTCATCCAGGACGTACAGCGGAAGTGCTATTAAATGGTGAAGTAATTGGTTTTATCGGTCAAGTGCATCCAACTGTTCAAAAAGAATTGGATATTAAAGAAACCTATGTTTTTGAATTATCATTTAAAGCATTGGCAGAAGCAAAGGTTGCTCCAATCGCTTATGAAACGATCCCGCGTTTCCCATCGATTACACGTGATATCGCACTTGTTGTGGACTCAACGACAAAAGCAGGCGATATTCAAAGCATCATCGTTGAAGCAGGCGGTTCTTTATTAAAAGAGGTGCAAGTATTTGATTTATACGAAGGCGATAAAATGGAAGAAGGCAAAAAATCCATTGCATACTCGTTAAAATACTTCGATCCAGAACGTACATTAACAGATGAAGACATTACAAAAGCTCATGATAAAGTACTTGCGGCGGTAAAAGACCAAGCAGGGGCGGAGTTGCGCGGATAA
- the pheS gene encoding phenylalanine--tRNA ligase subunit alpha, producing MQERLQELQEEALQKVSAASNLKELNDIRVAYLGKKGPITEVLRGMGNLSAEERPKMGALVNVVREAITSAIEEKQAVLEAEAVNAQLAAETIDITLPARPVNKGNHHPLTRIVEEIEDVFIGMGYTVAEGPEVESDYYNFEALNLPKSHPARDMQDSFYITDEILVRTHTSPVQARTMEKHKGQGPVKIICPGKVYRRDNDDATHSHQFMQIEGLVVDENISMSDLKGTLEVFLKKVFGQEREIRLRPSFFPFTEPSVEVDISCKICSGKGCNVCKQTGWIEVLGGGIVHPNVLEMAGFDSKKYSGFAFGIGVERIAMLKYGVDDIRHFYTNDMRFLKQFHHHEA from the coding sequence ATGCAGGAACGTTTACAAGAACTGCAAGAAGAAGCGTTGCAAAAAGTGTCAGCCGCATCAAACTTAAAGGAATTAAATGATATTCGTGTGGCTTACTTAGGAAAAAAAGGACCGATTACAGAAGTATTGCGTGGCATGGGTAATTTGTCTGCTGAAGAGCGTCCAAAAATGGGAGCACTTGTGAATGTTGTTCGTGAAGCCATTACTTCAGCAATCGAAGAAAAACAAGCGGTGCTTGAAGCAGAGGCAGTCAATGCTCAATTAGCAGCGGAAACGATTGATATTACGTTACCAGCTCGCCCTGTGAACAAAGGGAATCATCATCCATTAACGCGCATTGTCGAAGAGATTGAAGACGTATTTATCGGAATGGGATATACGGTGGCGGAAGGTCCAGAAGTAGAGAGTGATTATTACAACTTTGAAGCTTTAAACTTGCCGAAAAGCCATCCAGCACGTGATATGCAAGATTCTTTCTATATTACAGATGAAATTTTAGTTCGTACACATACGTCTCCTGTTCAGGCAAGAACGATGGAGAAGCATAAAGGTCAAGGCCCTGTTAAAATTATTTGTCCGGGTAAAGTGTATCGTCGTGATAATGATGATGCGACACATTCTCATCAATTTATGCAAATTGAAGGATTAGTCGTTGATGAAAATATTTCAATGAGTGATTTGAAAGGAACGCTTGAAGTATTTTTGAAAAAAGTATTTGGCCAAGAGCGTGAAATTCGTTTGCGTCCAAGTTTCTTCCCATTCACAGAGCCTTCTGTAGAAGTGGATATTTCTTGTAAAATCTGCAGTGGTAAAGGCTGTAACGTATGTAAGCAAACAGGCTGGATTGAAGTATTAGGCGGTGGAATCGTTCATCCGAACGTACTTGAAATGGCTGGATTTGATTCAAAGAAATACTCAGGATTTGCCTTTGGAATCGGTGTTGAGCGAATTGCGATGTTAAAATACGGTGTGGATGATATTCGCCATTTCTACACAAATGATATGCGTTTCTTAAAGCAATTCCACCATCACGAAGCGTAA
- a CDS encoding TrmH family RNA methyltransferase, with protein MKYIESVKNPKVKTWKKLSTKKERDKSGHYLIEGFHLIEEALKEQIVLEVIVNQDMEMPAQFKIEQTDVVYVKEDVMKAICDTETPQGIAAVCEQQTVHFDDIPSGKLLLLDAVQDPGNLGTMIRTADAAGIDAVILGEGCADVYNPKVVRATQGSLFHLPVMKANLSQFIDQLHMPVYGTALEGGVPFEQVEKSETFALLVGNEGQGVSKELLAKTTKNLYIPIYGKSESLNVGIAAGILMYYLRK; from the coding sequence TTGAAATATATTGAATCTGTTAAAAATCCAAAGGTAAAAACATGGAAGAAGCTGTCGACGAAAAAAGAGCGTGATAAATCAGGTCACTATTTAATAGAAGGTTTTCATCTTATTGAGGAAGCATTAAAGGAACAAATTGTTTTAGAGGTTATTGTTAATCAAGATATGGAAATGCCAGCTCAGTTTAAAATAGAACAAACAGACGTTGTATATGTGAAAGAAGATGTGATGAAAGCGATTTGTGATACGGAAACACCACAAGGTATTGCGGCAGTCTGTGAACAACAAACAGTCCATTTTGATGATATTCCATCAGGAAAACTATTATTGTTAGATGCAGTGCAAGACCCAGGCAATTTAGGGACGATGATTCGTACAGCAGATGCAGCGGGAATCGATGCTGTCATTTTAGGAGAAGGCTGTGCCGATGTATATAACCCAAAAGTCGTTCGAGCGACACAAGGAAGCTTATTTCATTTACCTGTGATGAAGGCTAATCTGTCCCAGTTTATTGACCAGCTTCATATGCCTGTGTATGGAACGGCTTTAGAAGGCGGTGTGCCATTTGAACAAGTTGAGAAATCTGAAACCTTTGCCTTACTTGTCGGAAACGAAGGGCAAGGAGTTTCAAAAGAATTGTTAGCGAAAACGACGAAGAACTTGTATATTCCGATTTACGGGAAAAGTGAATCGTTGAATGTTGGGATTGCAGCAGGGATTTTGATGTACTACTTGCGAAAATGA